The genomic segment aattgttagtttattaatttaatttttttttaattttaattgtttagataaaattaagatacgttaattttagtagttaacaataaagataaattcaattttctgtgagatcgacactctactcatcTCTATATTATCTTTACGATACGTGCATtggtagaaaattgaataacAGGTTGTTTATGATTCTCTTATACACTACTCTTTCTATGAATTTTCCCCTGTTCTTCAAGTGTTCATTTTTCCGGAAAAGGTTTTTCGTTAAAAACTTCTTCACATGTAAATGTAAAAGACGTTGAAATTAACTATAAAGGATTTACGTGAAGTGAGCTAGGGAGGAGAAGACGGATGTAGCTTTGTCACGCTGCATGCACGTGCGCCTCAAGAGTCAAGTGTAACAATCGCATAGTCCTTGGTGGCCTTGTCTGGAGTGTTCTGAAGCACATTAGACATTTCGGACAGTAAATATTAAATCCTTCCATCGATTGCttgccaaaagaaaaaacacatGGGGGCTGCGacaatgcttaattattagcTTTATTCAGTGAAATACTAGATTACTAGAGTACTGAACTAGCCATTGATGTGTTTCTTCGAGTCATTGCCAATATATATGGGTTTTGTTTGCTGGTTAGCGTTGCTTGGAGGACAAGAGTAACAGGGACGTGCAGTCATTGAATTTTTGCTGTCACTGCACAGTCGAATGCAGTTGATGAGATAAACAACCCCACTCATCTTAACCGTAAAAATTTAATGCAAAGCAGACCCTAGGAAAGTTTGTAGTGATTTGGGGTCAGTTCACTTCTGTCTGTGTAAGCAGAAGCCAGACAAGGGCGGACAAATCAGCATAATTTACCTGTTAGAGTCATAAATTCTGGTTGGTAGAAAACTTCCGGCACGGATTTGCTGAGCTGAAAAAGGTGACCCTTCAATTCATCTTAAATGCTAACCGAAAAGACAGTTGACACAATTTTGTGGTAAGAAGAGAATTTTTGCACGTCATAACGTCTCGGTTAATAGCCACCCATAGTTCCAATTCATGTGGTTCATTTAAGCTACTTTAATTACACAAAAGAAACATTTAACTCTGAAAATGAACAGTCGACAATAAATCAGCTCAACCTTTCTCCATTGCCTCCACCTCCAGCACCTAAGGCTATGCTTCCTTTTCATACTTGGCAGAAAATTGAATGTGACAAATTGTTTTGATGATCAAGTATGCCCCTGTCATCTGCTGCAGGATAGCTACCAGTACTTGACAattgcattttcttttgatCCCAGGCCAGTTCCAAATACTCAGTGATAATGTTGATAAAGTTGCACTAGTGACCAGTGACCGATGACCACTACCACTTTACAGTGAGTCTATTTGCAATCCATTTTTCTTCAGCCACAAGTTTAGTAGTTAGCATCGATCTTACAGGATTTAGTGCTCCACCAACTGTCCCTACAAGAATATCGCTCTCTCCATGCGCATTAGACAAGCGAAGCAGTCCAAAATTATCTATGATCTTCTTCAATTAGGTCCTTAATTTAAGAAGATAAATGCCATTTTGGTCAACCTAAGGTGGCACTTGATCATCATAAGTTTGGGTTCAAGATTACGTAATgatttttaaagatatttgtTAGGTAAATCAATATTCTAAACTAACTTTCTTTGAGGCTGAGTTGGgtttgaaagattttaaaaacCAACAGTAATCTTTACGGAGTTTTTCTGAATACCTCTACGCTAGTTATCATCATGCAATAATCCGAAGATATCTCCTTCCTTGAACAAGTTACTGTTGTGGGTTCAATTTTAGGCTCCTTCATCGACAGATGTTTACTCAGAATTAaatctttgttcttttttatgctttttgtCTACAGTGACCAAACTTTATTGTTTAAGCAAGATTCCCAAGACttgactttaaaaaaaaaaaaaaaagaaatcaacagGGTAGTAAAGCTTAaagctatatatatacatatctaGCCATATATTAGGATCTTGTGCAAAACCCCTTCTGATTAATGTAATGGTTCCACCAAACCTTTCCCACTGTCTATATAGTTTATATGTCTCAATTCAATATAATACAACGCAATAGGatgttatatttatatacaacGTGCGTGGCATGGGGATGCATTTACCTGTCTTTATGTGAGAAGTAAAGtcagagaaagagagggagagaagGGGAGAGAAATATAGATCCTTCGACTCCACATTTAGAATCATCGATCTAATGGTTTTTATTGGAGTTGATAGGCAGAGTTGGAGAACATATATGCCTCCCTGACGGTAGCAATATCAGAGTTCTTGAAGTGCAGCTTGGCACTTCAGCGAAGGGCCCATGGCATGGCAGGCAGTGCTCACTTCTCAGAATCTGTCAAAAGGGGTTGAGCCCCCATGGCTCAATCACATGAGTGAACTTtatgatattatatatttcCTTACAATTTGTGGTTGTATATTTGTATCAGTATGAGTTTCATGTTTGCTGCTGCATCTTGAATACTTTGTCCAGTGCTATAGAATTCAATCTTCAGGTGAGTGAAGCATTTCCATCAGATGTTAATTTGAAGCTTCCTTGAGCATATATAGACAAGGCTTGGTTTGCTTTGCGAAGGACAAATCTGGTCTTTGGTTGGTCCTTGTTAGCAGTTCCAGCAATGATATAATATGCTGTTTGACTATGTAAATGCTTGAACTCAGAGTTTTAGACCAAGTATCCAGTACGGACTAGCTAGTTTGTTGTCAGCtctgttcttttttctttttccttgttttctgtATTATGCAATTGTTTTCTGGTGCAACACAATGTGCTAGGACCACCATCATtttaacctaggttttctttGTGATTGTTCATACAACATTTCCTCGTTGTCAGCTTGTGATACAAACATATTGCTAAGACTGAAACTTATATTCCAAACCTCAAAAAAGTTTAGTAGCAGCAGAATCCCTCAACCAGAAGGGAAGACTAACATGTCGGATGGTGGTATTCGATTCATTTTAGTTTGTCACTTTTCAAGCAATATGCCCATCTGCCACTTGTCAGCTAAGCCAGCCACCACATTTCGTCCCCATTCGTCGTCCCAATTGGTTCACCTTCTTTTTTGTGTAAGTTGGTTCAGGATCTCACTTAAAGATGAAGTGCCTGgccttgattttccccaaacaAGTCTGGCGACTGAGCTTTTTCCTGGGATAATAAGGATAAAGCCTGCTGGCCTCACTCATTTGGGTACAAAGTCGCAAGCAACTCAGAATCAGCAGCCTAATGGTTTATTATCCTGTTAAGGTTCAAGGTCCAAATCCAACCCAACTTCCCCATCTCCCTTAACCTCCGAGTTAAATATTGGTGCTCAAAGCATGTAACAGCCTAAAGGATTGAACCCACCAAAGTtcctaaataacaaaaagtgTAAAGAACTTAAAGACGCAATATTAAGagcaatttatttttcttcttagcAGACCAGGAGGAACAAATACAGTCAAACTTTCCATGCTTGATATAACACTAAAGGGGATAAACAAAAGATATGGGATAGTTGGCATGGTTCGTTTACAGGACGGAAAAGAGCTAAAAGTGGAGAACAAAGGAAGTTCACCGGCTTGAGAAGCTGGAAATGATGATGCTGTGAGTGAAATTTAGTCAAACTTCTACACCAGTCCATGATATTAGAATTAAGGTATGTATAATATAATGGAGACAAGTGTTGCAATTCTCACCAACACAGCTTctatccttttctttttcattttggaaaattacagtttctttctctttgtctAAAGTTTCTGAAAATCTCAAACCTACTCTCAATCTCCTTCATTAAGTCACTTATCATGCGCCTTGctttaatacatatatatatatatatatatgtgtgtgtgtatatatatatatatatgtatgtatatagaCATTGACTTCAACACTTAATTAGTTACCTCAAGCTCCATAGATTAGTCCTTAAACTTCATCACTGAATATATCCTTTCTCACAGGTTTTTTTGGATCAAGATTATATTGtactattaaattttaaactaaGGTATTAACTTGGCTCAATCACTCTGAAAATCTTAGTAAAGTTTGACACCATATGCATGGTTAAGTCACATTCTGAGTTGGGCAGAGCGGAAGTTGACACCACAATAGATTCCAACCCCTAGAAGATAAGACTTCTCGTGGATCTTGTTATTCCAAATCGGCCATGGACCAAAGATAGATGATTCTCACACTGTAAGGATTTCTGAATTTCTCACAGTTGCTAAAAATAATGCAAACAAAAATGGGCCAAGTCTTGCTCCTGTGGTCGTTAGACACATTAACACTCTCTGGGCCACTGATTGTCAGGGAAGTTGTGTCATCATGCATGAAAAAAAGGATAGCTACTTAGCACCTTGATTCCATAACAAATGCATAAATACACGACGATTGACGAGATtaatgaaaaaggaagaaactcTGCTTTAAAATAGCTGAGAAACATGATAAAGATTCTATCGattatgataaaaaagaatatatgCACGGTTGATGTCAAAATCCGTCGTGCTTGTCCATGATACTTGTCGGTCAAGGACGTACGGCTACGAAGACAGAGACGATCAGGGGGTGTCCGGAGTTTTAATTGCGTAGCACTCTACGACGGTCAAATCAATAATAGAGATAAAGGTCGGCAAGGGAAGGGAGTGAAGTGAGAAAAACACGAGTCTGTCCGAGGGAGACCAACTTACCATATGCTTACAGAGgattacaaaattataaaaatacctGAAAAAGTAATTCTACAAATAAGATGTGGAAAGATGCCAATCTATTGTCCCCAGAACAACACTCCAATCCAACAACTAAAAGTttagattttaatttgaatatctCAAATCTCTTATTACATAAATCAAACAGTTGTTAGTTGTTTACTAGTTCAAACCCAACATATAAAAGTTTCTTAAACATTGAGACGCCATGGTTATTGTCCTAATACGCATTATTAAGAAAGGGTTTCAACAGAAATATGATCCTATACAAGTTAACGTCATCATCTGACTGTAAGCCTTGGTAGATAAGatcaagaaaaaacaaaatcaagcaagTGCTTTCGGGACAACTCCTAGTGAAGTTGGGCCAACGTGTCTGAGGAAGTTGAGTCATTAGTTGTTCTGTCAGAAGGAATATCTAGCACCTAGCTAAAATTTCGTAATACAACTGTTGCTGCCAACGGGTTTCGGTTATAGAGGTCAGACAAAGAACAGGTGGACAGCATTACATAGCATTTAGAAGACAAAAGGCCCTTCAAGTGGGAATCTAATGTTCTGCCTACGGCGGGCCTGGCCCAAGCACAAGCTGTATCCGACAATCAACCGACCTTAAAAATGGGACGATTctctatataataatataattaaatattaaaaaatcatCTACATTTCCGGACTAGAATTAAAATCAGTTATccttagaaaaaaatttacctcCTTAGACCCATGTTGGCATGTCCATAGTTGGAACGAAATgtagctaaaaaaaaaaaaaagagcccAGAGAGAGGATTCTTCCATTACATAATGCTCGAACATTGTAAGCTTCCAAGTCTTAACTGTTATGATAATATGATTAGAACATCAAAGATTGAACAACAGAAGACGGACGATGAAACCATCTAAAGCAATCTACCTCAAAGGAGAAAAATAGAGGAAAAGAACCAAAAGGAAGACAAAGAggaagagaaatgaaaaggaGGACTCCTCCTGAAGGTGCACAGAAGTTGTTCTGTGCTTGCAAGTCTCTTTGGCTATGAGTACAAACACCACATCCTATAAATGCTAGAAAGTAGAGACCAATACCCAGCTACATGTTCTATTTGCTTAACATGTCACTTTTTCGTCTATTCACATGCCAATTTGGTGTCAAAGCTGCTCAGGCAGATGGCAAAAGCCTGAAACGCAGAGAGAGGATATCTGTAATCCATGGTAAACATATCCTTGCCGACTTTACCGAACTGGAGAATAATCTTATCATGGTCAGATTGGGCTGGCTGTGATGGTGTTGGAGCACCAGCTGCTGGCTGGTTTGCTGCAATCAGCTGAAAATTCTTGACAGATGCAACAGTCACCCGCCCTCGAAAGTTCAGGCACCAACATTGTAACTGCTCATGCCACCGTGGTGGTTTGTTCCGGAGAACCAATGGTCTCTCCTTTCCCTCATCCTCTTCATCACGGGTTCCAACAATGTCCGAGAATCTGGCACTGCTAAACTCAGATGAATTATCAATTGACTTTGAGAAAGAGATGCTCCTAAATGAGTCTTCAAGGGATCGAGGCAGAAGCTCTGGCTGGCCTGGGACAATACCACCTGGCTCGAGGGCAGAGGCAGGAATTGAGTGCATAGTGCAATGCATCCTACGAGGCCCTCTAGTACCTAGCACATTCAGCTCGTATGACACCTGAGCAATGTTGTAGCTACCAGTGGGAACCTTTGGAGAGACTTTTTTTGAATAGAACCTACGGCTTCGGCCAGGTGGTGGAAGCTGAGCATTGTTGTATGGAGGTTGTGTGTCATAAATAATGAATTTGGTGCCAAGAAAATTTGACCTGAAGGTAAATATGCACATTAGGATGTTTCTAACAATATAAATTTACAAGAATTAACATATCAAATAGGGATTgcaaatcagtttagccaatGCATGATGCTTCAAAGTACCTGCCCGCATATGTTCATTTACAACCTAGCGAATAATGTCAACAGAATCAAATAAACTAGCAGGACATCTCCAGAAAAATGTTACACTGTTTCCTTCCTCAAATAATGTCAACCATAACatgcaataaaataatataaggGTGGTTCGACAAACTGAGCATTCAAAGcctaatgaaataaaaaacagCAACATTTAGAAAGGAACCAGAAATCCTACCTAAGTTTTCCAATATACGTGCTGCTAGATCTTGATATGTTATCTGCATCTATGGAGATCACATACTCTGTGCAAGTAGTTCTACGGGTCCGTTTTGCAGAAAGAAGAAACTTCCCATTTTCAACAAGCAAAGCTGCAAAATATAGCAAAGATTAAGGTTACATACCCAAATAGAATGGTAAAtataaaacaagaaattataTCCACACAGACATGA from the Theobroma cacao cultivar B97-61/B2 chromosome 8, Criollo_cocoa_genome_V2, whole genome shotgun sequence genome contains:
- the LOC18592620 gene encoding tubby-like F-box protein 8 produces the protein MSFRSIVNDVRDAFGSLSRRSFEVRLPGHHRGKSHGSVLELHDQPVVIQNSRWASLPPELLRDVIKRLEASESTWPARKHVIACAAVCRSWREMCKEIVRCPEFSGKITFPVSLKQPGPRDGTIQCFIKRDKSNLTYHLFLCLSPALLVENGKFLLSAKRTRRTTCTEYVISIDADNISRSSSTYIGKLRSNFLGTKFIIYDTQPPYNNAQLPPPGRSRRFYSKKVSPKVPTGSYNIAQVSYELNVLGTRGPRRMHCTMHSIPASALEPGGIVPGQPELLPRSLEDSFRSISFSKSIDNSSEFSSARFSDIVGTRDEEDEGKERPLVLRNKPPRWHEQLQCWCLNFRGRVTVASVKNFQLIAANQPAAGAPTPSQPAQSDHDKIILQFGKVGKDMFTMDYRYPLSAFQAFAICLSSFDTKLACE